GAAAGTTGTTTGATCTCATATAGGTCTTGTTGTCTCCTAGAGGAAATATGTACTAGATCATCTTAAAGAAACAGGCATGCTTGGGAGCAAACCAACAAATTCTCCAATGGACTCGTAGAAGAAACTTAGACTTGATCATTAGATTTCATCAGTTGAGTGGGATAATACCAACACTTGGTACGACATCTCATCTATCTTTCTCACGCACGCACAAATATTGGATTTGTTGTTAGCGTGGTGGGTCGATTTATGGACTGTCCTAATAAAGAGCGTATGGAAGTTGTACATAAAATTCTTAGATATCTAAATGTACCTGGGAGGATTTGGAGTTTTGTGTCCCTAATACTTtgctttcttcaatttttgagTGGAAggtaaagagaaaaaaaaaacttcggAGTTCAAGTTTTCCACTTCTTTGTACTTATTGTTTAAACATTTGGGCTCTCTTAAAGAATGGAAATAACACTGTTTGGTTGAACATAATCCTTGTTGATACTTTTTGCTCTTTGGGCTAGGCCGAAAACGAGGCAGATAGGCTGGACTGGATCAATAAAATCACCGGGGCTATTGCATCTCTTTTCAATTCTTACTTTCTTCAACAGGTTTGGTCCCAATAGCTTCTTGTATGTTTGTGTGTGAGCGACAAAGGAAGGATTAAAGCATGGATGCTTATGATACAGCCTTTTAATTGTTCTGCAGCCATTTCTGGAAGCCAAACATGATGAAAGTTACAACAACAATTTCGACGATTATAACGTACAGACACTACATCAAAAGGGACTAGAAGATGGCAGTCAAGTAGGTTCTGTTTCTAAGATATTAAGAGAAATTCCTGGAAATGATCTATGTGCAGAATGCGGCACTCCAGAGCCTAAGTGGGCCTCTCTAAACCTTGGCATTTTGTTGTGCATAGAATGCTCTGGTGTTCATCGTAATCTTGGTGTCCATATTTCGAAGGTATTCAAATCAGGCTCAATCTTGTTATCATaatggattttgatttttgtgcTGGTGAGTTGGGCTTTCCTACTTATATATGTATCTAGCTTTGGAAAATATTGCGTAATAACACAAtgcaatattatatttgaactCTAAAGTTTggaatattgaaataaatgcCATGCCTAATATCTACCAGAAACACATGGGAGGGGAACCTTGGGCACTCATNCATGCCTAATATCTACCAGAAACACATGGGAGGGGAACCTTGGACACTCATCAGAAACAATTGTAAAAACAAATGTTAACCTAATCatgtgaaaagaaaacatgatGGGCTTATATTCCTGGCTCATGCAGGTAAGATCGATAGTATTAGATGTCAAAGTCTGGGAGCCTTCAATACTGGACTTGTTTAGGAACTTGGGCAATGCTTATTGTAACTCTATTTGGGAAGGATTGTTTCTTGCAGATACGGGAAGGTAATATTTCCTTGAGTTGTATTGTTCATTTGATGCTTGagttcatttcaaaatttgatctttTGTACAATCTTACAGAATATAGCAAAATATTCCTACAATATATCTTTCTTCTCAAGGTAGTAGATATTTACACCATTTTTTAGGCAACTGACtgataagaaaaaatttctAGTATTTACAATTGAATTCTAAAAGCAAGAACTTTTGCAGTGATAATATACAACACGACGTAGCCACNTCTAGTATTTACAATTGAATTCTAAAAGCAAGAACTTTTGCAGCGATAATATACAACACGACGTAGCCACGCCAATTCCGAAACCAAGTCTCAAGGATCCCATACAGCATCGGGAGAAATATGTTCATGCTAAGGTACAAGGGATTTTTCATCtgcattatttatttgttttaattattcataattCCTTTCCAGCAACCCCACAACATTCTGTGATTATTGGTCATTCAAGTTCACttacatatttttgttttcactaCATTGAGGGCTTAATTCTTGGGATATGTTTGTATTTTCATACTCGTAGTTATCTCACATGAAGCTCACAATCTTTGTCATATATAGTATGTAGAGAAACTGTTTGTGGTCAAGGATAGTGAAGCACCCTGCAACAATTCTTATGCAAAAAGTATCTGGGAAGCTGTCAAAACAAATGACTTGCGAGAGGCTTATCGCCTCATAGTAGTTTCAGCAGTATCGATTGTCAACTCAACTTTTGATGATGTGGTCAGTGTCAGTTCGAGCCCGAATTTGGATGAGGAGCCCTCGGGAAGTAATCAagaatctcataatccatcGTTGTGTGGGAGAGATTGGGATTCTAGCGAGTCAAAGAACAGTCTTCAAGGTTGCTCACTATTGCATCTCGCTTGTCAAAATGACAATCAAGTGATGCTTGAACTGTTGTTGCAATTCGGTGCCAATATAAATGTATGCGACTCTAATGGAAGTACGCCTTTGCACCAATGCATCTCCCAGAAAAACAATAGCTTGGCTAAGTTTCTACTTAGAAGGTACAATATGTTCTCCTTTTgtcttattttatgttatttgatttttctttatgcATGTGCTGTTATTTTTTGTGGTGTTCTGGGTTGGGTTGATTATCAAAAGTCATAGGTATTATGTTCACTCCATTCAACACACTAGCTTATAGATTACAATAAATTTCATCTTAAATCTTATGTCAATACTCCAACACTCTCCTGTACTTTAGACTTGAAAATTAGCAAAATACTTAAAAGTGCTTATCAATACCAATTAGAGAAGCATTTGAACATAAGATCTCATGGATTGTAACCATGCATTGTAACCGTTCAAGTCCATCGtcagccgatattgtcctatttagactttttctttcaaattttccgttaaggtttttaagacgcgtctgctagggaaaggtttacacacctttataaataatattttgttctcctctctaaccgatgtgggatctcacaatccacccctctttagggtccaacgtccttactagcactcgttttcctctccaatcaatgtgagatcccacaataCACCTGCATACCTTCCTTCGGGGTCaggcgtcctcgctgacactcgttcttctctccaatcgatgtgggatctcacaatctactcagggccagcatcctcgctggcacaccgtccagtATCCATCCTTTTTGGAGATCTCACATGgagagagaacgaaacattttttacaggGGTGTTACATTGAAACTATGTATACTGAAGTTTATTGATAGTGGTGTTCTGATACAATTTCATTACCTGTGTTTCTGCCTGTTGTAACTGTTATAAACAGAGGTGCACGACCATCCATCAAAGACGGTGGAGGATTAAGTGCATTAGAAAGAGCAATGGAAATGGGAGCAATAGCCGATGAGGAGCTATTTCTTTTGCTTACAAGATCTGAATAAAGAATACGATGGAACACTTCTgatttttatgtctttttgtCAGTCGAAtcttgaattttgtaattattggTGGTGTTTTTATCTGCCATAACTTCTGTAATCTCTTCATTCTTGACCTTCATATTAACTTATTGATTTGCAGTGACATGCAGCCACCATGGCTCTTGCCCACTCGCATAAATGACATGctttttgattgattgattgatttatttatttattgtattatatactttcaaatatatgaactttagatgagattttaaaattattgaaacaatatgaaatagttttatttttaaaccaaaataaattgagTTACAAACTCtattaacataattaaaagaattaaaactaTAAGAAATCACAAAATGTGCACTAAATgttaactaaaattaaaaaaaaattaactcgAAAATCATATGATATGTTCATCGAGTTGAATAATTATTGAGGAAAAGTTAAATTCAAGCTAAGAAATTAACCTTATATAAGATTCCATCTTCGTTGACATTCTTGACAAATGAATCGGACACACAGATTCGTAGGTGTCCCGGGGTCCgaaactacaaaaaaaaaaaatcattaattttttaatacattaacTAATTGAATTATCGTTCCAAAATTCATCatgtaaaaagaaagaagtgaaAAGTACCTTTGACATATTGATCGATCTCTTCCTCGAGCACTTGGTAATTTCGAAAGTCACCGACCTAATCtcgataaataaataaataaatatttttaattttagtcgAGAAAAgtgcttttgttttctttcgaGTGATACATACCACAAACACCAAATTTTCATTAGGATGAACCAAAAATCGCAAAAAGTCGTGAATcttaatttcttgtttatttccATACTGATCCTCTAGCAAGCATCCTATAAACATCCATAAAAACTAAGTTAAGTAAACTTAAATATGGAGGTCGATATTCAAACCGAGCTATCAGCACTCTCTAGCCACAAATTGATTACATAATATAAACGTACCTATTACTCGACGCTCTTGAGGAATGAGACTAAACAAAGATTGCAAATTTGTATTATGCCAAATAATTGCATCATTCTCTTGCGGAACCCTATGTTGATCACTAAGAACCTCCCCTGCATTCATTACTCATATTAGCCCATTAATAAGAATCTGTTAACAGGATCAGCTGTTTGATAatacaaaaagagaaaatcttACGCAACATTTCTCGAAATGAATCAACATCCCAAAAGGCACGAGGagaataaatttgaagataaCCTTGACCCCGTAGATTAATATAGAGACCGCCTAATCTgcctaaaaaattcaaaaggcTCGTGAAAATCACATCCACTACCTGCATATCATATCGACAAcaacaatttcttttaattaagaaaaaccttaaacaaaacaaaacaaaattttaggtgATTCACTTACATGTCTGTAAGTAGAATCCAAATGTTCTACTGGGTTGTCATTCATGGGAGGTATAgcctgaaaaataaaagaaataattaagtattaattataatttaacttataaTAATCATGTTTAAAAAtggataaatgaaaagatttaGAAACCCAATAATCAGGAAGAACATGGCgaatattatgaaaaataaaaaatgcttttGGATGATCAATGTGATCATTAGAGCCACTCCCTTCTTCCATAATCAAGCTTAAATCaacatccttttttttttctttttttttttttctaatttaaccaaatattttatagacaaaaataaattaaccgaaaaaaatcttaaatatttaaatatatattttttaatccttCAAAATCTAGAATGTAGTTAAGATTTGAAGAATGTTCAccaaattagatttaaaaaaaaaatgattttcgaGGNTtaaccaaatattttatagacaaaaataaattaaccgaaaaaatcttaaatatttaaatatatattttttaatccttcaaaatctaaaatgtAGTTAAGATTTGAAGAATGTTCAccaaattagataaaaaaagaaaaaaaaaaaggtgattTTCGAGGAttaaaagtgatttttttaaaaaaatgtaagtaaataaaaaattgttaataaattgaattaatttttttaattaatagaatatgtatttaatcaaataattttttatttaaaataattattaaaaaatgtaaaaaaatggtatctttgtaattttgtaatatattattttNttaatcaaataattttttatttaaaataattattaaaaaatgtgaaagaaTGGTATCtttgtaattttgtaatattttttttttttttaaactagtTAAAACATTTTGAGTGAATCTAAgatgaatcaaataataaggGAGCTTATCCGCAATGTCGGAAATGAATTAAAAGCTCAAATTTTTGGACTTCAAAAGCAGAAATTTAGAACCCTAAATCTGAGTTACCAAAATGCCCTTTTAAAGCTCAAGAATTTGAGAGTATATCCTATGTTGGTGCCTCTTCAATTCCCAGTTGTTTTTCCCAGaagtggagagagagagagagagagagaccgaCCTAGAGAGAGAAGTCACCATTTAAGACCCCATTGTACATTGGTGTTCGTTAAAACCATCCTCAGTTTACCCTTTACAAACCCTAGATCTTATAAATCCAAATTTCCCTTTACAAACCCTACGCCACTGAGTTTTCACTGTGCGTTGTTCACAAGCACAGTCTAAAAAGGGCTTTTCGTCAAACCCCATTTTGCAGATCTGATTCAATTGGGGTCGCGGCTAAATTCTTCTGTAGCTCGTTATCGAATTGTCAGAATTTGTGTTCTTGATTTATCGGTTGTGGTAATCTTCTTGGATTTATGTCGGAATAGTAATTTGATTATAACCCAGTTCGATGTTCTTTTCGTTTGTGCATTATCGACTTTTGTCGATGATTGATGGGTAGTGATGATTTTAAGCAATTCGTGTGACATTTGTGTTTATGATCTCTAATTCAGCATTTGGActgtgtttttgtttgtttttaatgaaaattcattcgtacttttttttacttattggATCTCAGATTTGAGGATATACGACTGTATATGCGGTTTTAGTGTTTTTTTCTGGCTAGAAGATTCTCATGGCTATGCCATCGGGAAATGTGGGCGTACCGGATAAAGTTTCGTTTCAGAgtggtggtggcggtggagTTGCGGTGAGTGGTGGCGGTGGCGAGATCCATCAACACCACCCCCGCCCCTGGTTTCCTGATGAGCGTGATGGGTTTATCTCATGGTTGCGAAGTGAATTTGCTGCTGCGAATGCAATGATTGATGCCCTTTGCCATCACTTGCGTGCTGTGGGAGAGCCTGGGGAGTATGATGTGGTTATTGGGTGTATACAGCAGCGGCGGTGTAATTGGACACCCGTGATTCATATGCAACAGTACTTTTCAGTGGCAGACGTGAGCTATTCCCTTCAGCAAGTCATTTCAAGGAGGCAACAGAGGTATATCGATCCCGTAAAAGTGGGGCCGAAGTTCTATAGGAGACCTGGGCCAGGGTttaagcagcagcagcagcagcagggCCATAGGATTGAAGCCACAGTCAAGGAAGAGATGGTCACTTGTGCAGAGTCATGTAATGGTGGGAATTCTTCAAGTTTTGTAGGCTCTAGGAAGGTGGAGCACGTAAGTAATACGTGCGAGGACAGTAAGGCATCGGGCGatgatgaaaatttgaacGACAAAGATTCAGGGTCAGCTGCGGACAGAAAAGGTATAATTTCTTAATAGTGTGTGAAATTTATTATAGGGATAAATTAAGTTTATCATGAACCTCTGCAAGTTTAGGACCTATACAACATTTCTTAAAAGGATCTTTAGACACAGGCTTTGAAATTCCTGGGACTTCCACTTTacttgttattttttttaattttattttactgcTTTTATGTAACTCGTTATATGCGTTGTCAACGATCGACATTTTCTGTTTAACGTATGGTATGACTTTGAGTGTTATACATGACcttcttaaaataaaagaatgcaGTTGTTTCCTCATCTTCCATagtttgtaacagcccaagcccagcgttagcagatattgtcctctttgggcttccctccaaggtttttaaaatgcgcccgctagggagaggttttcacacccttataaagaattcttcgttctcctccccaaccgatgtgggatctcacaatccacccccttcgaggaccagcgtcctcgttagcactcgttcccttctccaatcgatgtgggactccccaatccaccccctttgaggcccagcatccttgttggcatacCGCCTCGTGTTCACCCACCTTTGGAGCTcagtctcctcgctggcacatcgcccagtgtttggctttgataccatttgtaacagcccaagcccaagcccactgctaacatatattgtcctctttggattttccctttcgggctttctctcaaggtttttaaaacgcgttggctagagagaggtttccatacccttataaagaacgcTTCGTtctctccccaaccgatgtgggatctctcatATTTGGTGTTAACTGTTCAAGACATTGCCCTATTATGTATCgattaagaaaatttataacaaaaagaGATTAATTTGTCGATTGTATGATCTGTTTGTGTCTTTTGGGTTACGTTCTAAACTATTTTCCTATTAGATTTTAAggagtttattttattgtatgaAATGTTTTATATATGCATGGGTTATAACAGTAAGTATCTCTTGGACAAAAATTAAAGACCAAAATAGGAGTGATGgataaattatagaaaagGCGAGGATAGTGCTTTTCTTAACcccaaaaatctttgttgtGTTGCACATATGGTTGATATGCTTGGATGCGATATAAGCTTCAAAAAGTCCTTTCTAAGGTAATGAAAATGACCATGCTTTCATTCACTTTGATTTTAGTTATACTTTACATTTTGTACCACAGTGCATTTCTAATGACATGTTTcttatatttctatttcattcCCAGAGAATTGAATTACTTCAAATATGAATATTCATCATTGACAAACTTTCACTGAATTATGACAAACTTGCTTGTTGGTTAGATACTCATGGGAAGGACCAAAGTAATAGCAAACCGAAGTGTGCAGAACATTTAGAAGATAATGCAAGTAATAAAGAATCTCACGTTGAACCTACTGACGATGGATGTTCTTCAAGTAATAGAAGTGAGTATTGTCTCTTTAATCATTGCAGCTTTATCCTTCTTTTTGTaatgaaagttttgaaatatttttttattataattatgttaTCAACCAAATCTTTCCCCAGATAAGGAGTTGCAATCTGTTCAAAGCCAGAACGGAAAGCAGTATGCTGCGACAACCCCGAGAACCTTTGTTGCCAATGAGATGCTTGATGGGAAGATGGTATAACTTTTTAGTTTTATCctaaattttgttcttggatTCCTTGTTGTTAGATTCTTCGAAGGAAAAAATGTTACGTAGCTCGACATGGTAGACTGATTGACTTCAAATTCAGGTTAATGTGATGGATGGATTGAAATTGTTCGAAGATTTTTTGGACGATGCTGAGGTTTCAAAGCTTCTTTCGTTGGTGAACGATTTGAGAGCTTCTGGAAAGAGGGGGCAATTTCAAGGCAAGTTCTTGTgatttcttgagtttctgGATATGAAATTTCACTCCCAATGGCGTTTGGCTAGGGAATAGTTcttagtgagaggtttctatGAGACTTCACCCCATCACGCCCAATGACGGCTTGTTTAATCAACTCCAAATTCGAAAGGTGCTACCCAATCAAGAGTCCAATCAATTCGAGTACGAACAAAAGGTTTAAGAAGCCACTTTTGGCCGTAGAGATATAGATCTCCTACTTAATAAGCTTCCCTTCATCTTGAACCAAGGGCACAATTGTGTTCCTACTTCTTCTGCCACTAGCCACCCTGTGGACGAAGGTAGCGTTGCAATCTTCTTCCTTACCCCAATCAACCTCGACCTTTCCCCCCCGCTGCAAGCTTTTTCCAATCCAACAAAATCTCACTTGGCGTTTCGAGAATCAACCGAGCAACTCTTTACTTCCTCTTCATCAATCACATTAATCTCTGAAGGaatcttttgtttcttaattctAGTGTCTTCTTTATATAacattatgttttaaattggCTCAATAGATCCTGAGTTcatgtatgaaatttgattttttcatcTATTCCTTGTAGtacacaaaatttataatataatgtttttctGTTGCATGAAATCAGGTCAGACATATGTGGTCTCAAAAAGACCCATGAAGGGACATGGGAGAGAGATGATCCAACTAGGCTTTCCCATTGCAGATCATCCTCATGATGATGACAACTCTTCAGGGCTCGCAAAAGGCATTTGCCATTATCTTTCGTTTTAGATTGtcgtttctaaattttagtttttgtttgatggGGTTTTTTAGATCTTCATTTTTAGTGAACTTTACAGATAGAAGAATAGAATCCATCCCGTCGTTGCTTCAAGATCTCATCGATCGCTTGGTTGGAGAGCAAATGATGTCAGTGAAACCAGATTCCTGCATCATTGACTTTTATAACGAGGTCGCTAACTGCGTTATTGTTTTCAGCAGGTTTTGATTAGTACATGTTCTAGACTAATGTTCTTGTTGGATGATATCCTCAGGGTGATCATTCTCAGCCTCATGTCTGGCCACCATGGTTTGGAAGGCCCGTTGGTGTCCTCCTTCTGACTGACTGTGAAATGACCTTTGGTAGAGTAATTGGTACAGACCATTCTGGCAACTATAAAGGGGCTATGAAGCTGTCTCTTGTACCCGGGTAATTGTTCTATCCTTTCATCCTCTTCCTGATGCGTGCCTGATTAATTTACGTTGATCATCGTCTTCCCGATTTGTACCGACTTTTTCATGTTTTGGAACGCAGAACCCTTCTTGTTGTGGAAGGAAAATCTGCAGATTTTGCTAAGCATGCAATTCNAGATAGTGATGCATTCAGATGAACTGCTCTTTAACGTAATATTAAATCCTCGCCCTTCAtttcttatattattataataaattggTTATATAGTACAAAATGCATAGAatgaatgtattttttaagcCTCGGAGGTCAAGTTCGCCCCgatttgagaaaatattttagagaacgggcagagagattttaaAAGAGTTTGATCAAAGGCAACACAATGGGCGTAGTAGCATATAACTTTTTCGGGTAaggagaatttgacaactaaTTGACTCTATTTGTGTTGTATGAGTGTAAACATGATGGGTCTTTCCTTTTATCGagtttcttttactatttaaatttttaactaaaaatttaaatatagtgNTAAATATAGtcgaagaaaaataaaaaataaattaaaataggaaagtataattataaattgaaataaaggtAGGTTCCTTATTATCCAAAAGAAGGTAAGTATCATCTTTCTCCTTCATTCGCCACAGCTTTGTATCGGGAACAAATCAAAACCGGTACTTTTATTTCTCCCtttctcttattattattattattattattattattattatttgttaattattaggagtgtaattttaatttcttaacttcatggatttttttttttctttttttcggaaataatttatttttgttttttcaataaGTAGAGAGGTAAAAccctaaaaaggaaaaagaaaaagaaaaagaaaatcatttcatctttcttttctacaCCCCTGCTACCAAGTGTTGAGCCGCCGAACACTGAATGATCTCAGATTTTATTACCCATCATTGTCCATAGATCTTCGTTTTGCGAGCGCTTTGTGAGTAATCCTCActtgttcatttcttttttccctgTTTCTTATATGTTTGTGTGACTTGCTTGATCAACATGGTTTAATTGAATGCCATTTTAAATGGATTATCTGAGTAATGCATATTGAGTgatgctttttctttttttggtgatGATTAAGCTTTTGACGTCGGGCATGGTGTTCATGTTTGGAGCATATCCGTGTGGTTATTGGGATGAATGTATGGTCCCCATTACAACCGTGCATTCTTATGACTTGGTTATTTTCGTTCCTTCCTGAATCTGATGTTTTGTTGGATTGTggatattttcatataaattatgaatttgatGGGCATGAAGAGAAGAAACGAAGATATAATTTGGAATGAGTGTGGTTACTAATTTCTTGGCTTGCAAATGGAGCTACAGACACCAAAATGATATTTCTTGTACATTG
This genomic window from Cucurbita pepo subsp. pepo cultivar mu-cu-16 chromosome LG01, ASM280686v2, whole genome shotgun sequence contains:
- the LOC111809165 gene encoding ADP-ribosylation factor GTPase-activating protein AGD4-like isoform X7; translated protein: MNVEAKKKYEFLESISALMDAHLRYFKLGHDLLGQMEPFIHQVLTYTQQSKELANNEQDKLAKRIQEFRSQAQLDNLQDSNSLDLSVISDSILGSGTSSYRNVDTASMFIVNGQVETIKQGYLLKRSSGSRGEWKRMFFVLDSQGALYYYKNKGNKYMGHQSLSFNRSNEHHKSVFDRFRSRHKRASSFNEEILRCSTVNLHTSTIKKDAEDTDLRLCFRIISPSKTYTLQAENEADRLDWINKITGAIASLFNSYFLQQPFLEAKHDESYNNNFDDYNVQTLHQKGLEDGSQVGSVSKILREIPGNDLCAECGTPEPKWASLNLGILLCIECSGVHRNLGVHISKVRSIVLDVKVWEPSILDLFRNLGNAYCNSIWEGLFLADTGSDNIQHDVATPIPKPSLKDPIQHREKYVHAKYVEKLFVVKDSEAPCNNSYAKSIWEAVKTNDLREAYRLIVVSAVSIVNSTFDDVVSVSSSPNLDEEPSGSNQESHNPSLCGRDWDSSESKNSLQGCSLLHLACQNDNQVMLELLLQFGANINVCDSNGSTPLHQCISQKNNSLAKFLLRRGARPSIKDGGGLSALERAMEMGAIADEELFLLLTRSE